The genomic window CACTGGAAGTCCAACGTGTACGGCCAGTGCAAATCGTGGATCGATCAGGGACTGCAGCCCAGGGCGGTGAGCAGGGACCTCGACTGGGGCGTTCCCCTTCCCCTCGAAGGGACCGAAGGAAAGGTGCTCTACGTTTGGTTCGACGCCCCCATAGGCTACATCTCGGCCACCAGGGAGCTGACGCCCGACTGGGAGAAGTACTGGAAAGACAAGGAGACCAGGATGATCCACTTCATCGGCAAAGACAACATTGTGTTCCACTGCATCGTGTTCCCCTCGATGCTGAATGCCGAAGGGAGCTATATACTGCCCGACAACGTGCCGGCAAACGAGTTCCTCAACCTCGAGAACGACAAGATATCTACTTCGCGCAACTGGGCGGTGTGGCTGCATGAGTACCTTGAGGATTTCCCGGGCCGGCAGGATGTGCTCAGGTACGTGCTGTGCGCCAATGCACCGGAGACAAAGGACAACGACTTTACCTGGAAGGATTTCCAGGCGCGCAACAACAACGAGTTGGTGGCCATTTACGGGAACTTCGTGAACAGGGCCATGGTGCTTACCAGCAAATATTTTGACGGGAAGGTACAAGAGAGGGGCGAGCTGTCTGCTTACGACAGGGAGGTGCTGGATACCATGCCGGCAATACGCAAACGGCTTGAAGAGAGCCTCGACCAGTTCCGTTTCAGGGAGGCGCTCAAAGAGGCTATGAACCTGGCACGGCTGGGCAACAAGTACCTGGCCGACACCGAGCCCTGGAAGATATGGAAGACAGACCCCGGCAGGGTTGCCACGATCATGAACATCTCAATACAGATATCGGCGGCCCTCACGGTGCTCACAGAGCCGTTCCTGCCCTATTCTGCAACCCGACTCAGGGAGTTCCTCAATATTGAGCCGATCGGATGGGACCGGGCAGGCGAAAGCGACCTGGTACCGGCAGGGCATGTTATCGGGGTCGGGGGACTTCTCTTTGAGAAGGTGACCGATGAGCAGGTGGAGCAGCAGGTGAACAAGCTGCTGGCCACCAGAGAACAGAACAACGGTAATGTCAATGAGCTTCCCCCGGCAAAGGAGAATATCACCTATGAGCAGTTCTCGGCAATGGATATCCGCACCGGCACAATACTTTCCGCCGAAAGGGTCCCGAAAACAAAGAAGCTGCTCAGGCTGACCATCGACACCGGCATCGACACCCGCACGGTGGTATCGGGCATTGCCGAATTTTTCGAACCCGAAAAGATAACCGGCAAAAAGGTCTCCGTTCTCGTCAACCTTGAGCCAAGGAAGATAAGGGGCATTGAGTCGCAGGGTATGATACTGATGGCCGAAGACACGGAGGGGCAGCTGGTGTTCGTCTCCCCTGACGATGAGATCGGCAACGGCTCAGTAGTAAGATAGTAAGGGGCCTCATCCCTGCCCGTTCGGTTTCCTCCAAAATTGCTGCTATCCAATGGTTTTGTGTGCGGCCGCTGAAAGCATTCCGCCCGCCCCGGTTTCCATG from Marinilabiliales bacterium includes these protein-coding regions:
- a CDS encoding methionine--tRNA ligase, which codes for MTKFKRHLITSALPYANGPLHIGHLAGVYVPSDIYTRYLRLRGEDVIHICGSDEHGVPITIKARQEGVSPGEIIDRYHEINKKAFEDFGISFDIYSRTSNAIHHETASRFFRTLYDKGEFLEKTTPQYYDEEAKVFLADRYIQGTCPHCSNESAYGDQCEKCGTSLNATDLINPRSTISGSQPVMRETKHWYLPLDKYEPFLKKWILEGKKHWKSNVYGQCKSWIDQGLQPRAVSRDLDWGVPLPLEGTEGKVLYVWFDAPIGYISATRELTPDWEKYWKDKETRMIHFIGKDNIVFHCIVFPSMLNAEGSYILPDNVPANEFLNLENDKISTSRNWAVWLHEYLEDFPGRQDVLRYVLCANAPETKDNDFTWKDFQARNNNELVAIYGNFVNRAMVLTSKYFDGKVQERGELSAYDREVLDTMPAIRKRLEESLDQFRFREALKEAMNLARLGNKYLADTEPWKIWKTDPGRVATIMNISIQISAALTVLTEPFLPYSATRLREFLNIEPIGWDRAGESDLVPAGHVIGVGGLLFEKVTDEQVEQQVNKLLATREQNNGNVNELPPAKENITYEQFSAMDIRTGTILSAERVPKTKKLLRLTIDTGIDTRTVVSGIAEFFEPEKITGKKVSVLVNLEPRKIRGIESQGMILMAEDTEGQLVFVSPDDEIGNGSVVR